Within Methanobacterium bryantii, the genomic segment ATCTGATAGAGTTGTCCAGACGTGTTGTCTTAAAACACATAGATTTGGGGGCAATTTTACATTATCACTTAAAAATTCTGTTGGAATTGTTGCAAAAAGACTGCCTAACGGTTTATATAATTATATGGCTGAATTACATGTGTCTCCCTATCAGAGACTTATGATTGCTGAAATTAATAAGCACTACAATGTTGATCTGATAGTTATGGATGCTATAAATGCTTTTATAACAAAGGGACCTGAACAGGGAGAAGTTGTGGAGCCAAATCTTATTCTTGCATCCGCTGATCGAGTGGCAATGGATGCAGTAGGGGTTGCAATCCTTAGAAGTTATGGTGTTAAGACTGGTATTAGCAAAGGCCCGATTTTTGAGCTGGATCAAATTCAAAGAGCTGCAGAGTTAGGAATAGGAGTTAAATCCGCGCAGGAAATTGAATTAGTTCCATTAAACGATGAGAGCTACGGCGATGCAGAAAGCATAATGAAAATACTTGAAGAATAGATCTTTTACTTTTATATTTTAAAATTATATTGGGAGTATTTATCATATGCCTGATGCTCGAGATGATAAAATAAGATATTATCAAGATAATTTAATTATAGAACCACATAGGCCCAATTTAAAAGAGAAACTTTTCTTTTTACTTTCAGGGATAATAGTTAGTATTCCTATAACTCTTCTTTTTGGATCATTTACAAGAAATTTTTTAGATGTTTTCCCTTCTTTTTTTGCCAGTCTAATTTCAATAATTATTTTTACTCCATTTATT encodes:
- a CDS encoding DUF362 domain-containing protein translates to MDNFKIDEFSGDKVALKSNFNSADPFPASTHIDTLHAIIKKLNESNITGLTLAERSGMGNTRQVLEKMGVFELSDKLGFEVVVLDEEDRDEWVKVEKEGTHWVKGFYISKLFLESDRVVQTCCLKTHRFGGNFTLSLKNSVGIVAKRLPNGLYNYMAELHVSPYQRLMIAEINKHYNVDLIVMDAINAFITKGPEQGEVVEPNLILASADRVAMDAVGVAILRSYGVKTGISKGPIFELDQIQRAAELGIGVKSAQEIELVPLNDESYGDAESIMKILEE